DNA from Desulfarculus baarsii DSM 2075:
AGGGCGGTCACCTCCAGCGCGTCGTCGGCCAGCGGGCGGATGGTCACCCAGCCCTGATTGCCGCAACAATGGCCGTCGGCGTCCTGGGCGGGCCCGGAAAACGCGCCGCCCTGCCCGGCGGTCAGTTGGCCACGGGTCAGATAGCGCGGGTTTCGCGGCGAGCCGCCGTAGGCCGTCAGGCCCAGGCCCGTGGCCGAGGTGCCGATCTGATAGAAATCGCTGCCCGTGCGCGGATCCACCCACAGGCCGTCCCACCGGCCGCCGCGGCTGCTACGCGCCTCCACCGCGCCCGGCGGATCGGCGGGCAGGCCCAGGCGGGTCAGTTGCAGTTGGCCAGCGCCCAGCGTCGAGCGAAAAGTCCCGCACAGGGCCAGGCCGCCGCTTTGTTCCCGCAGGTCGGCCTCCAGGCTGAAGCCGGCGGATTGGTCGCGGTATTCCAGGCGCGCGCCGCCCGGCGCGGGGCTGAGCAGAACCTGGCCCGGCCGGCCGGACCACTGGCCACGCAGGGCGTCGCCGTCGGCGCGCAGGTCGATCTGGCCGTCGACCAGGTCGCTGGGTTGGTTGCCGGGCAGCAGGTCGGTGTGCCAATAGCGCAGACGCCATTGGCCGCCCAGCCGCAGGATGGCCTGGCCCTCGGCCGGACGGGCGACCAGGCCGAAAACCGTGTCCTCGGCGGCGGCCCATTGGCCCTGGCCGTCGGTGGGCGTGAAGGCGACCACGCGAAAAGACTCGGCGTTGCGCGGCAAAAGCTCCAGGCGGCCGTGCAGGGGGCAGCAAGACTGGGGCAGCGACTGGAACTGGCCCACCAAACGCCCGTCGGCGGCGACCAGCAGGCGGCCGGCCAGGGCGAAGCCATGCTCGTGGGGCTGGTTGGCCCCGCCTTGCCACATGTGCAGCGCATACGAGCCATCGGGCAGGATGGCCAACCGGCAACTGGCTTGAGCGTCGCGGCTCTGGTAGAGGCCCGCCTCCAACTCGACGGCGGCGGCCGGTAGGGCCATGGCCAGCGTCAACGCCAGAAGCAGGGCCGCCAGGCGCGGAAAGAACGGGCGGCGGATGGTTTGGGCGAGGACCGTCATCAACTGGCTCCGGCTTTTGGGTTGATCGTGGCGGAGTTATTGTCCCCTCTGTCGCTTTGTCTTGTCAACAAAGGGCCGAACGAGCAAAAATCGCCGTCGGCCTTGCCACGGGGCGAAGGGGTGATTATAGTTGCATAAAACTAGCTGCGAGGCGGTGTTGGCTGGTTTGCGCGCATTTGGTCGTTGGGAGTTGGGCCTGCTGGATCGGGCGATGAGCCTCTCCGAGGAGGCGGTGAGCGACTATTTCCGCCTGAGCGAAGGCTTTTGGGGCCGTCATCCCTTCGAGCTGCGCACGGCGGTGCAGCTTTTGCCCAATGAGATCAGCCACGAGTGCCTGGCCCAGGTGCTGCGCCTGCGGCGGCCGGCCAGCGAGGGACGGCTGCGTCACCGCGATTTTTACCGCATTTGCCTGCAGGACCACAACCTGCTGGGGTTGATCGAGCGCGAGGGCCAGCGCGAGCTGCTGGGGCCGCTGTTGGTCTACGTGCTGACCCACGAACTGGTGCACGTGGTGCGCTTTGGCAAATATTTGCGTCTGTTCGACGCTTCGGCCAATGAGCGCCGCCGCGAGGAGGACACCGTTCACCGCTTGGCGGCCGACATCCTAACCGGGGTCAGCCTGCCCCGGCTGGAGACGGTGCTGAACTTTTACGAGAGCCGCGGCTCGATGCATTTTGCACAGCAATGATCACAGCGAGGGGATGAGACCATGCCGATCTACGAGTATCAATGCGAAGCATGCAGCCAGGTCACCGAGGCGTTGCAGCGTTTTTCCGATCCGCCGCTTGATACCTGTCCCAAGTGCGGCGGCAAGCTCAGCAAGCTTATCAGCCTAAACGCCTTCCACCTCAAGGGCGACGGTTGGTATGTCACCGACTACAAAGGTAAAAACAGCTCGACGTGCGCCAGCAAGAGCGAGGGCGAATCGGCGGGCGAGGCCTCGGCCAGCACGTCGTCGTGTGACTGCTCCTCTGGCTCGTGCGCCGCTTCCAGCGGCTCCGACGACTGAACGACCGCCGCGCCCGGCACGCCAAAGGACGCCTCGTGGCGTCCTTTTGGTTTTGGTCCGATCGTTGACAGCTTGGGCGGACGGGAGATATCTTCACTCATCACCTCGGGGGTAGGGGCGGGAGGATTGTGTCATGCGCTGCTTTGTCGTCATTTTCGGCTCTGGCGCGGTGCTGGTGGCGTCGTCGCACAAGTCGACCACCAACCCGGTCTTGGTCAAGCAGCTAAAGAGCAACGGCGTCGGCCGCATGATTTTGATGCAAGCGCCCATCGAACTGTGCCGCGCGCGCTACGGCGAGCACTTCGAGGATATCGAGCGGCGGCTGGGCAAGGACGAATTCCGCGTGGTCGACTTCAATGGTTGCTCGGTGTTCGACAAATTTTCCTTCGCCGAGCTTGGCCAGCCCATTTTGGTCGAGCTGTGATGGATGCCCTGATCGCGCGGGCGCGGGCGTTGCTGGCCCGGGCCGAGAATGTGGCCGTGCTCTGCGGGGCCGGGGTTTCGGCCGAATCGGGCGTGCCCACCTTTCGCGGCCAAGGCGGCCTGTGGCAAGACCATCGCCCCGAGGACTTGGCCACGCCCCAGGCCTTTGATCGCGACCCGGAGTTGGTCTGGCGTTGGTACAACTGGCGGCGGGGGCTCATCGCCGCCTGCCGGCCCAACCCGGCCCACCTGGCCCTGGCCCGGCTGC
Protein-coding regions in this window:
- a CDS encoding FmdB family zinc ribbon protein, with the protein product MPIYEYQCEACSQVTEALQRFSDPPLDTCPKCGGKLSKLISLNAFHLKGDGWYVTDYKGKNSSTCASKSEGESAGEASASTSSCDCSSGSCAASSGSDD